CGAAGCTCGTAGTGATTTGGGGTGGTTGGGTGGGATTCGTCTATTCGTCTATTCGTCTATTCGCGCTTTTCTCGTCTATTCGTCTATTCGCGCTTTTTCTTAAAACAAATCCATCTGCACAGGCGCCTCTACGACCTGTTCCGCGGGCCAGGGCGGCATCTCGCCGACATCTATATCCCCGGACAACATCTGGTGAAAATGGCGCGCCAACTGCGGCGCGTAAAAATCATCGGGCGCATGCATAAACACAAACGGCGTTCGCCCCTCGCGTATCCAATTGGCAACCACCGGCACCCACTCTGCGAGAAGCGGCAGATTCTTATCAACCTCCGGATGCCCGACAAACCTCACAAAAGGAAAACGCCCCGTCGCAAGAAACCGAACGGGGACCTTTGGCTTGTTACTTGCTACTTGCGCACTATGCACCCCGCGCGTATCAAAAACCACGCGATCCACGCCCTGGCTTTTGAGCACCGCATTCAACTCATTTTCTGCCTCGGCAAAAAACAGATGGTGCCGGATCTCCACAGCATAAGAAAATGTATCGGGCAACGCGTCTAAAAACCTGTCCAACACCGGCAAATCGCGCGGCCCATAAGACGGAGGCAACTGCAAAAATGACGGACCCACCCGATCCCGTAACACCGTGAGAACATCTACAAACGCAGCCGTCTCCAACTCGGCATCTCGCAACCGCTTATCGTGACTAATAGCGCGCGGAAACTTGAGCGCAAAGCGAAAACCCGGCGGCGTATCAGCCAGCCAGCGCATCGCGGCTTTTTCCGAAGGCAAACCGTAAAAAGTGGTATTGCCCTCCACGGTATTAAACACAGAGGCGTACTGTCTCAAAAAATCTCTCTGCACAACATCGGGCGCAAACAACTCGCCCACCCACTCTTTATTGCCCCAAATCGGACAGCCCAAAAAATATCGTTCGATACTCATAACAGCCTCTATATAGACCCCTTTCCTCCCACCCATAAACCCACAACACACGGCTGATCTTTATCCCCAAACGGATTGACCAAATCGGTATTAAACCCACCCCAGAAATCCGACTTCTCCATCTCGCCACTGCTCCGCTCACCCGTCAAAATCGCCATCCAATCCACCGCTATCGGCGTCTCCTCCTGCACATCGGACAAATCGATACGCGTATCGCCTCCCTCGGGTAAATACACCAGATACGCATCTCCCGCCAGTGCCAGACAAAGACCGCGCTCCACATATTCATTATCCCCAACCATCTGATTAAATGGCAAACCCTCCAAAAAGTCTCTCAACTCTCGATACCTCATCCAGCTCTCTGGCACCGGCTCAAACTTAATCAAATCCCAAGACGTATTGTCGTAATAATAACACGGATACGCGCCTGCCGCATAAATCGCCCACGTCCACTTCAAAATATCATCCCACTCGGCAGTCGTGCGCCCGCGATAAGTCTTGAGTTGTTCCTCGGCAAGCTCATACCCGTACTCCACATTCACATAAGGCGTACCCGAATTTCGCATCCTGCGAATCGCCTCCCGATTATAGCGCGCCGCATCGGACAAATGCACCTGATCCGTCACAAAATCCGACTGGCGATCCGGTTCAGACAGCGTACCCGCATTTCGGAGTTCAACATCGTGTACCGTCAGCAAATGCCCATACGCATCCGCCCCGCGAATAATATCCATACGATCCAGAACATAATCGTGATCGCCCATCTCCCGATACAGATTCTTGCTCTCCTTCCCCACATCCCAGATCACATTCCCAAAAGCCTGGTACCGCGCAACCGCATAGCGCCAGAACCGATCATCTGCCTCTGTCTCGCGCGCCGGCCAATTCACCTGCTTATTTTGCACCTGCAACATCAGATGAAC
Above is a window of Gemmatimonadota bacterium DNA encoding:
- a CDS encoding DUF4038 domain-containing protein; this translates as MLEVQQYAVCDFELYADVGDKNPFAVEVTATFTHELGGVVENLPGFFDGDKWVVRFSPGTEGVWTGCSRSELSGLDGSEWRVQCVANENRDVHGLVGIDPEYPQRFAWSDGAPFLYLGFECDWLFSYHQADAERCYRHVDLVASRGFNCFVMNLYAHTGFGSRPNDDTRPVLPEYLFGPPEMYLFEGGNDAPDHERMNIDFFRDFDRLMRYLHGQGIVVHLMLQVQNKQVNWPARETEADDRFWRYAVARYQAFGNVIWDVGKESKNLYREMGDHDYVLDRMDIIRGADAYGHLLTVHDVELRNAGTLSEPDRQSDFVTDQVHLSDAARYNREAIRRMRNSGTPYVNVEYGYELAEEQLKTYRGRTTAEWDDILKWTWAIYAAGAYPCYYYDNTSWDLIKFEPVPESWMRYRELRDFLEGLPFNQMVGDNEYVERGLCLALAGDAYLVYLPEGGDTRIDLSDVQEETPIAVDWMAILTGERSSGEMEKSDFWGGFNTDLVNPFGDKDQPCVVGLWVGGKGSI
- a CDS encoding DUF72 domain-containing protein, yielding MGGRKGVYIEAVMSIERYFLGCPIWGNKEWVGELFAPDVVQRDFLRQYASVFNTVEGNTTFYGLPSEKAAMRWLADTPPGFRFALKFPRAISHDKRLRDAELETAAFVDVLTVLRDRVGPSFLQLPPSYGPRDLPVLDRFLDALPDTFSYAVEIRHHLFFAEAENELNAVLKSQGVDRVVFDTRGVHSAQVASNKPKVPVRFLATGRFPFVRFVGHPEVDKNLPLLAEWVPVVANWIREGRTPFVFMHAPDDFYAPQLARHFHQMLSGDIDVGEMPPWPAEQVVEAPVQMDLF